The nucleotide window GGATGCTAATCCAAAAACATAGTTCCATTCAGGTATCGGGTAAAGGTCTCTTTCTGTAATTCCCATGAACACTACTGCATCTTTGGGTTTTCTTTTGATTAAAAAACTATCCAATACATAACCCGCCCATATTTGTTCCTGCCCTTCTTTTGAAATTCTTTTAACCTTTTTAGGGAAAATGCTGTTAGGTAAAACAGGAAGTATCTTTGTTTCCAGCTGGAAATATATTTTTAAATATTCTTTTGTAAGGGCTATTTCTTTTTTCTGCAGATCATCAAATGTTCCGATGGGTTGAAGGTAAATCGTATTTTTTCCACGTGTGGGCTTTATCTTTTTTGATTTCTTAAAATCTTCAAATGTCTGAAAATGTTCATCATGATTATACCGCCAGCTTCCGGGTTTTGGGGACGCAGAAAGCTTTATATCATTCAGTGCAATAGATTCAAAATAAGTTCTCTTCTGTTTCTGGCAGGAGAAAAGAAGAACGGATAGGACAGCATAAAAAAACAGAAAAGTAAAGTTATATTTTCCCGGGCTCATAAAAGAACAGAAGTTTCTTTTTGGCTCCGTCAAATTCTGACCACGATTGGCAGTCTACTTCAAAACCGGCAACTCCGCAGGTGGGAAAATGGAAAATATCCTCAGAAATGGAATTGGCAAAATTGGAAATTCCGTTATTGTGAGAGAAGAGCGCAACGGAATTCAGATTGTCATCCAGGTCATAAATTACAGATTCAAAGCTTCTTTCCGATGGGTTATATAGTTTTTCATCAGTAGAACAATCTAGCTGATAGGTCTGATTAAAAATCTTACAGGTATTCAGTGCGCGTACCGCAGGGCTGGACACAAAATAGTCAATGGAAATATTATTGCTTTTCAGAAATCTGGACATGTGCATAGCATCCTCCAGACCCTTGTCTGCCAAAGGTCTGTCAAAGTCCTCCGTTTCCTCCGGCCAGTCGCTTTTCGCATGTCTTACGAGGATGAGTTTCTTCATATAATTGTTTTTTGGAAGATTAAAATTATAAAAAAAATAATGGAATAAAACATGATTTACATAAAAAAACTGCGTTATGAATAAAATCAGTAAATTTTACTAAATTTGCAGACTTATGGGACAAATCCTTGCAATAGACTACGGAAAGGCTCGTTGTGGCATCGCTGCAACAGATGACATGCAGATTATAGCCAGCGGACTGGAGACTGTAGAGAACCGTTCTTTGATGGAATTTTTGAAAAAATATTTCAGTGAAAACAAGGTTGATGAGGTAGTCATTGGGCTTCCCATAGATTTGAAAGGAAATATTTCAGAAGTGGAAACCGATATTTTAAAATTCATTGAAGAATTTAAAAAAGAATTTTCGGATATTGCAGTTCACCGCTTTGATGAAAGATTTACCTCAAAAATGGCTTCATTTTTTATTTCCCAAAGTGGAAAGAATAAGAAGAAGAGGCAGGAAAAAGGATTAATAGATAAAGTAAGCGCAACTATCATATTGCAGAATTTTTTAGAACAAAGATTAAGATGATTTTACCGATAAGAGCTTTTGGGGATCCTGTTTTGAGAAAAGTAGGAAAAGATATAGACAAAGATTATCCCGGATTACAGGAACTGATAGATAATATGTTCGAAACCATGTACAGTGCAAATGGCATAGGTCTTGCTGCGCCACAGATTGGTTTGGATATCCGTCTGTTTGTAATAGATGTGACACCTCTTGCAGAAGATGA belongs to Chryseobacterium gleum and includes:
- a CDS encoding archaemetzincin codes for the protein MSPGKYNFTFLFFYAVLSVLLFSCQKQKRTYFESIALNDIKLSASPKPGSWRYNHDEHFQTFEDFKKSKKIKPTRGKNTIYLQPIGTFDDLQKKEIALTKEYLKIYFQLETKILPVLPNSIFPKKVKRISKEGQEQIWAGYVLDSFLIKRKPKDAVVFMGITERDLYPIPEWNYVFGLASYENGVGVTSIYRFANGHLTDSNFNESLLRLMKISSHEIGHMFGITHCLNANCVMNGTNTLSETDFHYARACSLCQRKLNSSIPYNNKKRLLELKGFFEKHHLNSELSLAEKDINLLP
- the ruvX gene encoding Holliday junction resolvase RuvX encodes the protein MGQILAIDYGKARCGIAATDDMQIIASGLETVENRSLMEFLKKYFSENKVDEVVIGLPIDLKGNISEVETDILKFIEEFKKEFSDIAVHRFDERFTSKMASFFISQSGKNKKKRQEKGLIDKVSATIILQNFLEQRLR
- a CDS encoding SixA phosphatase family protein, which produces MKKLILVRHAKSDWPEETEDFDRPLADKGLEDAMHMSRFLKSNNISIDYFVSSPAVRALNTCKIFNQTYQLDCSTDEKLYNPSERSFESVIYDLDDNLNSVALFSHNNGISNFANSISEDIFHFPTCGVAGFEVDCQSWSEFDGAKKKLLFFYEPGKI